In one window of Brachyhypopomus gauderio isolate BG-103 chromosome 16, BGAUD_0.2, whole genome shotgun sequence DNA:
- the alcamb gene encoding activated leukocyte cell adhesion molecule b isoform X2, whose product MRLSAFFAGLLLVSLFHQVRGYPTMVGQYGEAIEIPCNNGIANPENIFITKWKYNKNDGSTGDLLIKTQGKNVSVLDNADFKGRISLAKDLSLRISQAKLVDQKIFTCIIVNDNDISEYSVQVKIHKTPSAPTITNQATEMEIGKLTMLGECSTQYAYPAANVSWYKNGVPLLADQTGVKLTTAVQEDKTTGLMSTSSKLEYMAVKGDLNAKFTCAVHHKSLTSDLVSAPVTFVLNYPPENISLLITPADTIKEGDNVTLKCRADGNPPPAGYSFHIKGKKVTVEKSDTYTLTGVTRASTGEYKCSLLDNEAMSASRSIVVMYLDIALSTRGNVIKRVGENFEAAVVANASGEAQISWSKNKAKLNGAPRFGKLKLSDSGVYECVASMAGIEKKASFELSVQGPPVISRLTKRRSDDGMFKVLSCEAHGSPAPSVLWSINGTNATESAFGEGKVIHKITISPMVNLTVNCTVVNSLGQDTKSIDVSTLFDEVTMDKRDQAEGSTDQTRLVVGIVVGLLLAALAIGLTYWLFMKKTREGTWKTGEKEDGTLEESKKLEENQSQKAEV is encoded by the exons ATGCGTTTGAGCGCCTTCTTTGCGGGTTTACTCCTCGTATCCCTGTTCCATCAAG TGAGAGGATATCCAACCATGGTTGGCCAGTATGGGGAAGCCATTGAGATTCCTTGTAACAACGGGATTGCCAATCCAGAGAACATCTTCATAACCAAATGGAAATAC AACAAGAACGACGGCAGCACCGGCGACCTGCTGATCAAAACTCAGGGGAAGAACGTCTCTGTGTTGGACAACGCCGACTTCAAGGGCAGAATCAGCCTCGCTAAAGACCTGAGCCTGCGAATCTCCCAGGCAAAACTAGTCGATCAGAAGATCTTCACGTGCATCATTGTCAATGATAACGACATATCTGAGTACTCTGTTCAAGTGAAAATTCACA AGACCCCCTCTGCGCCCACGATCACTAACCAAGCCACAGAGATGGAGATTGGCAAACTAACAATG CTGGGAGAGTGCTCTACACAGTACGCATACCCAGCGGCCAACGTCTCGTGGTATAAGAATGGCGTTCCCCTCCTGGCTGATCAGACAG GGGTGAAGCTCACTACAGCCGTGCAGGAGGACAAGACCACCGGCCTGATGTCAACGTCCTCCAAGCTGGAGTATATGGCCGTGAAGGGAGACCTAAACGCCAAGTTCACCTGTGCCGTCCATCATAAgagcctgacctctgacctggtgTCTGCCCCTGTGACCTTCGTCCTCAACT ACCCCCCGGAGAACATCAGCCTCCTCATTACGCCAGCAGACACCATCAAGGAGGGAGACAACGTGACCCTGAAGTGCAGGGCTGATGGGAACCCGCCCCCCGCCGGCTACAGCTTCCACATCAAG GGGAAGAAGGTGACGGTGGAGAAGTCGGACACATACACGCTGACGGGTGTCACGCGGGCCAGCACCGGGGAGTACAAGTGCTCCCTGCTGGACAACGAGGCCATGTCGGCCTCGAGGAGCATCGTGGTCATGT ATCTGGACATTGCCCTGTCAACAAGAGGAAACGTCATTAAACGTGTTGGCGAGAACTTCGAGGCAGCTGTGGTGGCGAATGCATCTGGAGAGGCACAGATCTCCTGGTCAAAG AACAAGGCAAAACTGAATGGTGCGCCCAGGTTTGGCAAGCTGAAGCTCTCAGACTCTGGAGTGTACGAGTGCGTGGCGTCCATGGCTGGGATTGAGAAGAAAGCCTCGTTTGAGCTCTCCGTGCAGG gtcctCCGGTGATCAGCAGGTTGACCAAACGGCGCAGTGACGACGGCATGTTTAAGGTGTTGAGCTGCGAGGCTCACGGCTCTCCGGCGCCCTCTGTGCTGTGGAGCATCAATGGCACCAAC GCTACGGAGAGTGCCTTCGGGGAGGGGAAAGTCATACACAAGATCACCATCAGCCCAATGGTGAATCTGACGGTGAACTGCACTGTTGTGAACAGTCTGGGTCAGGACACAAAGAGCATTGACGTGTCGACTC TATTTGACGAGGTGACAATGGACAAACGAG ATCAGGCGGAGGGATCCACGGACCAGACGCGTCTGGTGGTGGGCATCGTGGTGGGTCTGCTACTGGCCGCCCTGGCTATTGGTCTAACCTACTGGCTCTTCATGAAGAAAACCAG GGAAGGAACGTGGAAAacaggagagaaggaggatgGAACCCTGGAGGAGAGCAAGAAGCTGGAGGAAAACCAGAGCCAGAAAGCAGAGGTGTAA
- the alcamb gene encoding activated leukocyte cell adhesion molecule b isoform X3, with amino-acid sequence MRLSAFFAGLLLVSLFHQVRGYPTMVGQYGEAIEIPCNNGIANPENIFITKWKYNKNDGSTGDLLIKTQGKNVSVLDNADFKGRISLAKDLSLRISQAKLVDQKIFTCIIVNDNDISEYSVQVKIHKTPSAPTITNQATEMEIGKLTMLGECSTQYAYPAANVSWYKNGVPLLADQTGVKLTTAVQEDKTTGLMSTSSKLEYMAVKGDLNAKFTCAVHHKSLTSDLVSAPVTFVLNYPPENISLLITPADTIKEGDNVTLKCRADGNPPPAGYSFHIKGKKVTVEKSDTYTLTGVTRASTGEYKCSLLDNEAMSASRSIVVMYLDIALSTRGNVIKRVGENFEAAVVANASGEAQISWSKNKAKLNGAPRFGKLKLSDSGVYECVASMAGIEKKASFELSVQGPPVISRLTKRRSDDGMFKVLSCEAHGSPAPSVLWSINGTNATESAFGEGKVIHKITISPMVNLTVNCTVVNSLGQDTKSIDVSTPDQAEGSTDQTRLVVGIVVGLLLAALAIGLTYWLFMKKTREGTWKTGEKEDGTLEESKKLEENQSQKAEV; translated from the exons ATGCGTTTGAGCGCCTTCTTTGCGGGTTTACTCCTCGTATCCCTGTTCCATCAAG TGAGAGGATATCCAACCATGGTTGGCCAGTATGGGGAAGCCATTGAGATTCCTTGTAACAACGGGATTGCCAATCCAGAGAACATCTTCATAACCAAATGGAAATAC AACAAGAACGACGGCAGCACCGGCGACCTGCTGATCAAAACTCAGGGGAAGAACGTCTCTGTGTTGGACAACGCCGACTTCAAGGGCAGAATCAGCCTCGCTAAAGACCTGAGCCTGCGAATCTCCCAGGCAAAACTAGTCGATCAGAAGATCTTCACGTGCATCATTGTCAATGATAACGACATATCTGAGTACTCTGTTCAAGTGAAAATTCACA AGACCCCCTCTGCGCCCACGATCACTAACCAAGCCACAGAGATGGAGATTGGCAAACTAACAATG CTGGGAGAGTGCTCTACACAGTACGCATACCCAGCGGCCAACGTCTCGTGGTATAAGAATGGCGTTCCCCTCCTGGCTGATCAGACAG GGGTGAAGCTCACTACAGCCGTGCAGGAGGACAAGACCACCGGCCTGATGTCAACGTCCTCCAAGCTGGAGTATATGGCCGTGAAGGGAGACCTAAACGCCAAGTTCACCTGTGCCGTCCATCATAAgagcctgacctctgacctggtgTCTGCCCCTGTGACCTTCGTCCTCAACT ACCCCCCGGAGAACATCAGCCTCCTCATTACGCCAGCAGACACCATCAAGGAGGGAGACAACGTGACCCTGAAGTGCAGGGCTGATGGGAACCCGCCCCCCGCCGGCTACAGCTTCCACATCAAG GGGAAGAAGGTGACGGTGGAGAAGTCGGACACATACACGCTGACGGGTGTCACGCGGGCCAGCACCGGGGAGTACAAGTGCTCCCTGCTGGACAACGAGGCCATGTCGGCCTCGAGGAGCATCGTGGTCATGT ATCTGGACATTGCCCTGTCAACAAGAGGAAACGTCATTAAACGTGTTGGCGAGAACTTCGAGGCAGCTGTGGTGGCGAATGCATCTGGAGAGGCACAGATCTCCTGGTCAAAG AACAAGGCAAAACTGAATGGTGCGCCCAGGTTTGGCAAGCTGAAGCTCTCAGACTCTGGAGTGTACGAGTGCGTGGCGTCCATGGCTGGGATTGAGAAGAAAGCCTCGTTTGAGCTCTCCGTGCAGG gtcctCCGGTGATCAGCAGGTTGACCAAACGGCGCAGTGACGACGGCATGTTTAAGGTGTTGAGCTGCGAGGCTCACGGCTCTCCGGCGCCCTCTGTGCTGTGGAGCATCAATGGCACCAAC GCTACGGAGAGTGCCTTCGGGGAGGGGAAAGTCATACACAAGATCACCATCAGCCCAATGGTGAATCTGACGGTGAACTGCACTGTTGTGAACAGTCTGGGTCAGGACACAAAGAGCATTGACGTGTCGACTC CAGATCAGGCGGAGGGATCCACGGACCAGACGCGTCTGGTGGTGGGCATCGTGGTGGGTCTGCTACTGGCCGCCCTGGCTATTGGTCTAACCTACTGGCTCTTCATGAAGAAAACCAG GGAAGGAACGTGGAAAacaggagagaaggaggatgGAACCCTGGAGGAGAGCAAGAAGCTGGAGGAAAACCAGAGCCAGAAAGCAGAGGTGTAA
- the alcamb gene encoding activated leukocyte cell adhesion molecule b isoform X4, with amino-acid sequence MRLSAFFAGLLLVSLFHQVRGYPTMVGQYGEAIEIPCNNGIANPENIFITKWKYNKNDGSTGDLLIKTQGKNVSVLDNADFKGRISLAKDLSLRISQAKLVDQKIFTCIIVNDNDISEYSVQVKIHKTPSAPTITNQATEMEIGKLTMLGECSTQYAYPAANVSWYKNGVPLLADQTGVKLTTAVQEDKTTGLMSTSSKLEYMAVKGDLNAKFTCAVHHKSLTSDLVSAPVTFVLNYPPENISLLITPADTIKEGDNVTLKCRADGNPPPAGYSFHIKGKKVTVEKSDTYTLTGVTRASTGEYKCSLLDNEAMSASRSIVVMYLDIALSTRGNVIKRVGENFEAAVVANASGEAQISWSKNKAKLNGAPRFGKLKLSDSGVYECVASMAGIEKKASFELSVQGPPVISRLTKRRSDDGMFKVLSCEAHGSPAPSVLWSINGTNATESAFGEGKVIHKITISPMVNLTVNCTVVNSLGQDTKSIDVSTHQAEGSTDQTRLVVGIVVGLLLAALAIGLTYWLFMKKTREGTWKTGEKEDGTLEESKKLEENQSQKAEV; translated from the exons ATGCGTTTGAGCGCCTTCTTTGCGGGTTTACTCCTCGTATCCCTGTTCCATCAAG TGAGAGGATATCCAACCATGGTTGGCCAGTATGGGGAAGCCATTGAGATTCCTTGTAACAACGGGATTGCCAATCCAGAGAACATCTTCATAACCAAATGGAAATAC AACAAGAACGACGGCAGCACCGGCGACCTGCTGATCAAAACTCAGGGGAAGAACGTCTCTGTGTTGGACAACGCCGACTTCAAGGGCAGAATCAGCCTCGCTAAAGACCTGAGCCTGCGAATCTCCCAGGCAAAACTAGTCGATCAGAAGATCTTCACGTGCATCATTGTCAATGATAACGACATATCTGAGTACTCTGTTCAAGTGAAAATTCACA AGACCCCCTCTGCGCCCACGATCACTAACCAAGCCACAGAGATGGAGATTGGCAAACTAACAATG CTGGGAGAGTGCTCTACACAGTACGCATACCCAGCGGCCAACGTCTCGTGGTATAAGAATGGCGTTCCCCTCCTGGCTGATCAGACAG GGGTGAAGCTCACTACAGCCGTGCAGGAGGACAAGACCACCGGCCTGATGTCAACGTCCTCCAAGCTGGAGTATATGGCCGTGAAGGGAGACCTAAACGCCAAGTTCACCTGTGCCGTCCATCATAAgagcctgacctctgacctggtgTCTGCCCCTGTGACCTTCGTCCTCAACT ACCCCCCGGAGAACATCAGCCTCCTCATTACGCCAGCAGACACCATCAAGGAGGGAGACAACGTGACCCTGAAGTGCAGGGCTGATGGGAACCCGCCCCCCGCCGGCTACAGCTTCCACATCAAG GGGAAGAAGGTGACGGTGGAGAAGTCGGACACATACACGCTGACGGGTGTCACGCGGGCCAGCACCGGGGAGTACAAGTGCTCCCTGCTGGACAACGAGGCCATGTCGGCCTCGAGGAGCATCGTGGTCATGT ATCTGGACATTGCCCTGTCAACAAGAGGAAACGTCATTAAACGTGTTGGCGAGAACTTCGAGGCAGCTGTGGTGGCGAATGCATCTGGAGAGGCACAGATCTCCTGGTCAAAG AACAAGGCAAAACTGAATGGTGCGCCCAGGTTTGGCAAGCTGAAGCTCTCAGACTCTGGAGTGTACGAGTGCGTGGCGTCCATGGCTGGGATTGAGAAGAAAGCCTCGTTTGAGCTCTCCGTGCAGG gtcctCCGGTGATCAGCAGGTTGACCAAACGGCGCAGTGACGACGGCATGTTTAAGGTGTTGAGCTGCGAGGCTCACGGCTCTCCGGCGCCCTCTGTGCTGTGGAGCATCAATGGCACCAAC GCTACGGAGAGTGCCTTCGGGGAGGGGAAAGTCATACACAAGATCACCATCAGCCCAATGGTGAATCTGACGGTGAACTGCACTGTTGTGAACAGTCTGGGTCAGGACACAAAGAGCATTGACGTGTCGACTC ATCAGGCGGAGGGATCCACGGACCAGACGCGTCTGGTGGTGGGCATCGTGGTGGGTCTGCTACTGGCCGCCCTGGCTATTGGTCTAACCTACTGGCTCTTCATGAAGAAAACCAG GGAAGGAACGTGGAAAacaggagagaaggaggatgGAACCCTGGAGGAGAGCAAGAAGCTGGAGGAAAACCAGAGCCAGAAAGCAGAGGTGTAA
- the alcamb gene encoding activated leukocyte cell adhesion molecule b isoform X1 gives MRLSAFFAGLLLVSLFHQVRGYPTMVGQYGEAIEIPCNNGIANPENIFITKWKYNKNDGSTGDLLIKTQGKNVSVLDNADFKGRISLAKDLSLRISQAKLVDQKIFTCIIVNDNDISEYSVQVKIHKTPSAPTITNQATEMEIGKLTMLGECSTQYAYPAANVSWYKNGVPLLADQTGVKLTTAVQEDKTTGLMSTSSKLEYMAVKGDLNAKFTCAVHHKSLTSDLVSAPVTFVLNYPPENISLLITPADTIKEGDNVTLKCRADGNPPPAGYSFHIKGKKVTVEKSDTYTLTGVTRASTGEYKCSLLDNEAMSASRSIVVMYLDIALSTRGNVIKRVGENFEAAVVANASGEAQISWSKNKAKLNGAPRFGKLKLSDSGVYECVASMAGIEKKASFELSVQGPPVISRLTKRRSDDGMFKVLSCEAHGSPAPSVLWSINGTNATESAFGEGKVIHKITISPMVNLTVNCTVVNSLGQDTKSIDVSTLFDEVTMDKRADQAEGSTDQTRLVVGIVVGLLLAALAIGLTYWLFMKKTREGTWKTGEKEDGTLEESKKLEENQSQKAEV, from the exons ATGCGTTTGAGCGCCTTCTTTGCGGGTTTACTCCTCGTATCCCTGTTCCATCAAG TGAGAGGATATCCAACCATGGTTGGCCAGTATGGGGAAGCCATTGAGATTCCTTGTAACAACGGGATTGCCAATCCAGAGAACATCTTCATAACCAAATGGAAATAC AACAAGAACGACGGCAGCACCGGCGACCTGCTGATCAAAACTCAGGGGAAGAACGTCTCTGTGTTGGACAACGCCGACTTCAAGGGCAGAATCAGCCTCGCTAAAGACCTGAGCCTGCGAATCTCCCAGGCAAAACTAGTCGATCAGAAGATCTTCACGTGCATCATTGTCAATGATAACGACATATCTGAGTACTCTGTTCAAGTGAAAATTCACA AGACCCCCTCTGCGCCCACGATCACTAACCAAGCCACAGAGATGGAGATTGGCAAACTAACAATG CTGGGAGAGTGCTCTACACAGTACGCATACCCAGCGGCCAACGTCTCGTGGTATAAGAATGGCGTTCCCCTCCTGGCTGATCAGACAG GGGTGAAGCTCACTACAGCCGTGCAGGAGGACAAGACCACCGGCCTGATGTCAACGTCCTCCAAGCTGGAGTATATGGCCGTGAAGGGAGACCTAAACGCCAAGTTCACCTGTGCCGTCCATCATAAgagcctgacctctgacctggtgTCTGCCCCTGTGACCTTCGTCCTCAACT ACCCCCCGGAGAACATCAGCCTCCTCATTACGCCAGCAGACACCATCAAGGAGGGAGACAACGTGACCCTGAAGTGCAGGGCTGATGGGAACCCGCCCCCCGCCGGCTACAGCTTCCACATCAAG GGGAAGAAGGTGACGGTGGAGAAGTCGGACACATACACGCTGACGGGTGTCACGCGGGCCAGCACCGGGGAGTACAAGTGCTCCCTGCTGGACAACGAGGCCATGTCGGCCTCGAGGAGCATCGTGGTCATGT ATCTGGACATTGCCCTGTCAACAAGAGGAAACGTCATTAAACGTGTTGGCGAGAACTTCGAGGCAGCTGTGGTGGCGAATGCATCTGGAGAGGCACAGATCTCCTGGTCAAAG AACAAGGCAAAACTGAATGGTGCGCCCAGGTTTGGCAAGCTGAAGCTCTCAGACTCTGGAGTGTACGAGTGCGTGGCGTCCATGGCTGGGATTGAGAAGAAAGCCTCGTTTGAGCTCTCCGTGCAGG gtcctCCGGTGATCAGCAGGTTGACCAAACGGCGCAGTGACGACGGCATGTTTAAGGTGTTGAGCTGCGAGGCTCACGGCTCTCCGGCGCCCTCTGTGCTGTGGAGCATCAATGGCACCAAC GCTACGGAGAGTGCCTTCGGGGAGGGGAAAGTCATACACAAGATCACCATCAGCCCAATGGTGAATCTGACGGTGAACTGCACTGTTGTGAACAGTCTGGGTCAGGACACAAAGAGCATTGACGTGTCGACTC TATTTGACGAGGTGACAATGGACAAACGAG CAGATCAGGCGGAGGGATCCACGGACCAGACGCGTCTGGTGGTGGGCATCGTGGTGGGTCTGCTACTGGCCGCCCTGGCTATTGGTCTAACCTACTGGCTCTTCATGAAGAAAACCAG GGAAGGAACGTGGAAAacaggagagaaggaggatgGAACCCTGGAGGAGAGCAAGAAGCTGGAGGAAAACCAGAGCCAGAAAGCAGAGGTGTAA